In the genome of Flavobacterium panacagri, one region contains:
- a CDS encoding helix-turn-helix domain-containing protein — protein sequence MTKTKLTNARLAKGISQEELADLIGMTQSNYSRRENGHKKISEVEWVKIAKVLGVEKEVIYEPDEEINLKNTTVKMLQFNIPNFVLEHIELLKKENKILKEKLKQFKNQNLNS from the coding sequence ATGACTAAAACAAAACTCACCAATGCAAGGCTTGCCAAAGGCATTTCTCAAGAAGAACTCGCAGATTTAATTGGCATGACACAATCCAATTATAGCAGAAGGGAAAATGGTCACAAGAAAATCTCTGAAGTTGAATGGGTTAAAATTGCAAAAGTATTGGGAGTTGAAAAAGAAGTTATTTATGAACCTGATGAAGAAATAAACCTAAAAAATACAACAGTAAAAATGCTCCAGTTTAATATACCAAATTTTGTACTGGAGCATATTGAGCTGTTGAAAAAAGAAAATAAGATCCTGAAAGAAAAACTCAAACAGTTTAAAAATCAAAATCTTAATTCCTGA
- a CDS encoding TlpA family protein disulfide reductase, with product MKKILLTIFVLILSQYNFSQNKLKVGETAPKLTITDYLQNVPEDKNFDKKFMLLEFWATWCTTCLEEVPKLNQMQERFKNQKDLVFVSITYESPAKTKKTLERVKFNSIVVSDQTKKALNDFVIDDKGTIALPKTILIDNKGIVRWIGVPYTINDTVITKFLEGKEILESDHTVSNRPPPPVVK from the coding sequence ATGAAAAAGATTCTTCTAACCATTTTTGTATTGATTTTGTCGCAGTATAATTTCAGTCAAAACAAATTGAAAGTTGGTGAAACAGCTCCAAAGCTCACTATTACAGATTATCTGCAAAATGTTCCTGAAGATAAAAATTTTGATAAAAAGTTTATGTTACTGGAATTTTGGGCAACTTGGTGTACAACCTGTTTAGAAGAAGTTCCAAAATTAAACCAAATGCAGGAAAGGTTTAAGAATCAAAAGGACTTAGTTTTTGTTTCTATTACATACGAGTCTCCAGCAAAAACAAAGAAAACTTTAGAAAGAGTAAAGTTTAATTCTATTGTAGTAAGCGATCAGACTAAAAAAGCTTTAAACGATTTTGTGATTGATGACAAAGGAACTATTGCTCTTCCAAAAACTATTTTAATTGATAATAAAGGAATTGTAAGATGGATTGGCGTACCTTATACGATTAATGATACTGTAATTACGAAGTTTCTTGAAGGAAAAGAAATTCTGGAATCAGATCATACAGTTTCGAACAGACCACCTCCACCAGTTGTTAAATAA
- a CDS encoding GNAT family N-acetyltransferase, whose protein sequence is MLKWKIKPFEALNVNELYDLLKLRSEIFVVEQNCVYLDLDGKDKKALHLIGEYEGKIVAYSRLFDAGISFDNASIGRVVVDANYRDKKWGHELMREAIAGIKANFGKDKITIGAQLYLKKFYESHGFVQTSEMYLEDDIPHIEMIRE, encoded by the coding sequence ATGTTAAAATGGAAAATAAAGCCTTTTGAGGCATTAAATGTAAATGAGCTATATGATTTACTCAAACTAAGAAGTGAAATCTTTGTAGTCGAGCAAAACTGCGTTTATTTGGATCTTGATGGCAAAGACAAGAAAGCCTTGCATCTAATTGGCGAATATGAAGGCAAAATTGTAGCCTATTCTCGTTTGTTCGATGCTGGAATTAGTTTTGATAATGCCTCGATAGGAAGAGTAGTGGTAGATGCCAATTACAGAGATAAAAAATGGGGACACGAATTAATGCGAGAAGCCATTGCCGGAATTAAAGCTAACTTTGGAAAAGATAAAATTACTATTGGCGCGCAATTATATTTAAAGAAGTTCTACGAAAGCCACGGATTTGTGCAGACAAGCGAAATGTATCTGGAAGATGATATCCCACATATTGAGATGATTCGAGAGTAA
- a CDS encoding DUF1579 domain-containing protein, translating to MKKLTATLVLFVLCFISCKKEVKTETVTEPKVSDSIKTEEPVAEKPADSAAVAKAWQDFATPGEPHKWMAEEVGTWNCEMTFWYEPNGKPEKASSVATIKMILGGRYQEANYVGKIMGAPFEGKSTLAFNNASKEYTSTFIDNMGTGMMVGIGKYDESTKSAEFKGEFVDPATGKKNPYREVYTIVDPKTRKMEMYDIKNGTEYKSMEILMKKK from the coding sequence ATGAAAAAATTAACAGCAACACTAGTATTGTTTGTACTCTGTTTTATTTCTTGTAAAAAAGAAGTAAAAACTGAAACAGTAACCGAACCAAAAGTTTCAGACAGCATTAAGACAGAAGAGCCAGTAGCCGAAAAACCAGCAGACTCTGCAGCAGTAGCCAAAGCATGGCAAGATTTTGCAACGCCAGGTGAACCACATAAATGGATGGCCGAAGAAGTAGGAACATGGAATTGTGAAATGACCTTTTGGTACGAACCAAATGGAAAACCCGAAAAAGCATCGTCAGTAGCCACCATCAAAATGATTTTAGGCGGACGCTATCAGGAAGCAAATTATGTTGGAAAAATAATGGGTGCGCCATTTGAAGGTAAAAGTACCTTAGCTTTCAATAATGCCAGTAAAGAATATACCTCTACTTTTATTGACAATATGGGAACCGGAATGATGGTTGGAATTGGTAAATATGACGAAAGTACCAAAAGTGCAGAATTCAAAGGCGAATTTGTAGATCCTGCTACTGGAAAAAAGAACCCGTACAGAGAAGTATATACTATCGTAGATCCCAAAACACGTAAAATGGAAATGTACGATATAAAAAATGGTACCGAATATAAAAGCATGGAAATTTTAATGAAGAAAAAATAG
- a CDS encoding DUF4837 family protein — protein MNKTHFLLLLLPFFLISCFKGEKQNDPVSGKTNTISIIIDDQLWYGEVGDSIRNKFASPVLGLTQEEPLFTINQYPARLLEGFVTDSRSIIVVKKTAAEKFEIIHSKDLPHNTFRIYEKSVDDLICSIEDNSAEIIRQIRNSEIQKLQEDNRKSLLNPAILKNKFHINIEIPIGYEYMLHKKNFIWLKKEIISGNTSLLFYQIPLRNFEKKKDIVNSIVRMRDSVGRYIKGREPNTPMITSEAYAPYFSKVTLDKKDAFETKGTWELKNDFMAGPFINYAIVDKMYNRLLVIEGFCYSPSNQERDLMLELEAIIKSVKVEKR, from the coding sequence ATGAATAAAACCCATTTTTTATTGCTATTACTTCCATTTTTCCTGATTTCCTGTTTTAAAGGTGAAAAACAGAACGATCCAGTTTCAGGAAAAACCAATACTATTTCGATCATTATCGATGATCAGTTATGGTATGGAGAAGTTGGGGATAGTATTCGAAATAAATTTGCTTCGCCGGTTCTTGGACTTACACAAGAAGAACCGCTTTTTACCATCAATCAATATCCTGCCCGATTACTGGAAGGTTTTGTCACAGACAGCCGAAGTATTATTGTCGTTAAAAAAACGGCTGCTGAGAAATTCGAAATAATTCACAGCAAAGATTTACCACACAACACTTTCCGCATTTACGAAAAATCTGTCGACGATCTTATCTGCAGTATTGAAGATAATTCGGCAGAAATCATCAGACAAATTCGAAATTCAGAAATCCAAAAGCTACAAGAGGATAATAGAAAATCACTTTTGAACCCTGCAATACTTAAAAATAAATTTCACATCAATATTGAGATTCCGATAGGCTATGAATACATGCTCCATAAGAAGAATTTTATTTGGCTGAAAAAAGAAATTATCAGTGGTAATACCAGTTTATTGTTTTATCAAATACCGCTTCGTAATTTTGAGAAGAAAAAAGACATTGTCAATTCCATCGTTCGCATGCGTGACTCCGTTGGTCGTTACATCAAAGGTCGCGAACCTAATACGCCTATGATTACCAGTGAAGCTTATGCGCCTTATTTCTCTAAAGTAACTTTAGACAAGAAAGATGCTTTTGAAACCAAAGGAACTTGGGAATTGAAGAATGATTTTATGGCTGGGCCTTTTATCAATTATGCTATTGTAGATAAAATGTATAACCGTCTTTTGGTTATAGAAGGGTTCTGTTATTCTCCTTCCAATCAAGAACGGGATTTAATGCTAGAGCTGGAAGCTATTATCAAATCGGTTAAAGTGGAGAAGAGGTAG
- a CDS encoding LysM peptidoglycan-binding domain-containing protein produces MIVRKISLVVSAFFSLAVSAQELAKTELQVKPEVKLSYLDSIKGTFKKNDLATKVDSLWMNELVSLDIYEDLTKDIQTINKDVTVDEELPTELLKQRLAAMNEKSPFEIEYNQGLENIIKSFLKNRKKSFSRLMALSEYYFPIFEDAFAKQNVPLEIKYLAVVESALNPKAVSKMGATGIWQFMYGTGKQYALKIDSYIDERSDPLKATAACSEYMTKMFNIFGDWELVLASYNSGPGNVTKAIRRSGGKTKYWDIRNYLPKETQGYVPAFLATMYLFEYHKEHGINPERAVVKNFETDTVAIKNQMSFKQIADLLDMPQSQIQLLNPSYKMNVVPYYQGEQHFIRLPKDKIATFVSNEEQIYAYVKHDTEFRSTSSRLAVKYAPKAKPAATKPAAIEKGDFEFYKVRKGDNLGAIASKYDVSISDIKKWNNLKTNAVAIGRSLKIKAEEEAPVKSIQAVEKEQAVASVENKEKTAVDMDYVVAAGDNLGSIAKKFGTTIAELKELNNLTSNNIGLGKTLIISKAAIVIEEPASTAIASNSVDSFKKKAPSKNVSEDYYVKKGDSLYSISKKYPGVTISDIKKWNDIKDEDIKPGMKLKING; encoded by the coding sequence ATGATTGTAAGGAAAATATCATTAGTGGTTTCGGCTTTCTTTTCGTTAGCGGTCTCGGCTCAAGAATTGGCAAAGACAGAATTACAAGTTAAGCCAGAAGTTAAGCTTTCATATTTAGACTCTATTAAGGGAACATTCAAAAAAAACGATCTTGCTACAAAAGTAGATAGTTTGTGGATGAATGAATTAGTAAGTCTCGATATTTATGAAGACCTGACTAAAGACATTCAAACCATCAACAAAGATGTTACAGTTGATGAAGAACTGCCGACCGAATTGCTTAAACAGCGTTTGGCAGCGATGAATGAGAAATCACCTTTTGAGATTGAATACAATCAAGGTTTAGAAAATATAATAAAGTCATTTCTTAAGAACCGTAAAAAATCGTTTTCTCGATTAATGGCTTTATCAGAATATTATTTCCCAATCTTCGAGGACGCTTTTGCCAAACAAAACGTTCCTTTGGAAATAAAATATTTAGCCGTTGTAGAATCTGCTTTAAACCCTAAAGCAGTTTCTAAAATGGGTGCCACGGGAATTTGGCAGTTCATGTACGGAACCGGAAAACAATACGCTTTAAAAATTGATTCTTATATTGATGAAAGAAGCGATCCTCTTAAAGCCACTGCAGCCTGTTCTGAATACATGACCAAAATGTTCAATATTTTTGGTGACTGGGAACTGGTTTTAGCTTCTTACAACTCAGGTCCAGGAAATGTTACTAAAGCAATTCGTCGTTCTGGCGGAAAAACAAAATATTGGGACATTCGTAATTATCTTCCAAAAGAAACTCAAGGTTACGTTCCTGCTTTCTTAGCAACAATGTATCTTTTTGAATATCATAAAGAACATGGAATTAACCCAGAAAGAGCTGTCGTTAAAAACTTTGAAACCGATACGGTAGCAATCAAAAATCAAATGTCTTTCAAACAGATTGCCGATTTGTTAGACATGCCACAATCTCAAATTCAGCTTTTAAATCCATCTTATAAAATGAATGTGGTTCCTTATTATCAAGGAGAACAGCACTTTATTAGACTTCCAAAAGATAAAATCGCAACCTTTGTTTCCAATGAAGAACAGATTTATGCTTATGTGAAACATGATACAGAGTTTAGATCAACTTCTTCTAGACTTGCTGTAAAATACGCTCCAAAAGCAAAACCAGCAGCAACGAAACCAGCAGCAATTGAAAAAGGGGATTTCGAATTTTATAAAGTTAGAAAAGGAGATAATTTAGGAGCAATTGCATCTAAATATGATGTTAGCATTTCTGATATTAAAAAATGGAATAACTTAAAAACAAATGCCGTAGCAATTGGAAGAAGCTTGAAAATCAAAGCAGAAGAGGAAGCTCCTGTTAAATCAATTCAAGCTGTAGAAAAAGAACAAGCTGTTGCATCTGTTGAAAATAAAGAGAAAACAGCTGTAGATATGGACTATGTTGTAGCAGCTGGAGACAATTTAGGAAGCATTGCAAAGAAATTCGGTACGACTATTGCGGAGTTAAAAGAACTTAACAATTTAACTTCAAATAACATTGGTTTAGGAAAAACATTGATTATTTCTAAAGCAGCGATAGTGATAGAAGAACCTGCTTCAACAGCAATTGCATCAAACTCGGTTGATTCATTCAAGAAAAAAGCACCTTCTAAAAACGTTAGTGAAGATTATTACGTTAAAAAAGGAGATTCTTTATACAGCATTTCTAAAAAATATCCTGGAGTAACTATTTCAGATATTAAAAAATGGAATGATATTAAAGATGAAGATATTAAACCGGGAATGAAACTTAAAATAAACGGATAA
- a CDS encoding phosphoglycerate kinase, with amino-acid sequence MKTLNDFDFKNKKAIIRVDFNVPLDENFNVTDTTRIEAAKPTIDAILAQGGSVILMSHLGRPKGAEEKYSLKHILKTASEILGVEVKFAENCIGEPAQTAAKNLQPGEVLLLENLRFHAEEEEGNVVFAKELASLGDIYVNDAFGTAHRAHASTTIIAQFFEDKKCFGTLLAKEIDSLNKVLNNSVKPVTAVLGGSKVSSKITVIENILDKVDHMIIGGGMTFTFIKAQGGKIGESICEDDKLDLALEILRLAKEKNVQIHIPVDVVAADDFSNTANTQIVDVTAIPDGWQGLDAGPKSLENFKKVILESKTILWNGPLGVFEMETFSKGTIALGDYIAEATENGAFSLVGGGDSVAAVKQFGFEDKMSYVSTGGGAMLEMLEGRTLPGIAAILE; translated from the coding sequence ATGAAAACTTTAAACGATTTCGATTTTAAAAATAAAAAAGCAATTATCCGTGTAGACTTTAATGTGCCGTTGGATGAGAATTTTAATGTAACGGATACTACACGTATTGAAGCTGCAAAACCAACTATTGATGCTATTTTAGCTCAAGGCGGGAGTGTAATCTTAATGTCGCATTTAGGAAGACCAAAAGGTGCTGAAGAAAAATACTCTTTAAAACATATTTTAAAAACAGCTTCTGAAATTTTAGGAGTTGAAGTTAAGTTTGCTGAAAACTGTATTGGAGAGCCAGCTCAGACAGCTGCTAAAAATTTACAGCCAGGTGAAGTTCTTTTATTAGAAAATTTACGTTTCCACGCTGAAGAAGAAGAAGGAAATGTAGTTTTTGCTAAAGAATTAGCTTCTCTTGGAGATATTTATGTAAACGATGCATTTGGTACAGCTCACAGAGCACACGCATCGACTACAATTATTGCACAATTCTTTGAAGACAAAAAATGTTTCGGAACATTATTGGCAAAAGAAATTGACAGTTTAAATAAAGTTTTAAATAACAGCGTAAAACCCGTAACAGCGGTTCTTGGAGGTTCTAAAGTTTCTTCTAAAATCACGGTTATCGAAAATATCTTAGATAAAGTAGATCACATGATTATTGGTGGAGGTATGACATTTACTTTCATTAAAGCGCAAGGTGGAAAAATTGGTGAGTCAATCTGCGAAGATGACAAACTAGATTTAGCTTTAGAAATCTTAAGACTAGCAAAAGAGAAAAACGTTCAGATTCATATTCCTGTTGATGTGGTTGCTGCAGATGATTTCTCAAATACAGCAAATACTCAAATTGTAGATGTAACTGCAATTCCAGACGGATGGCAAGGTTTAGATGCCGGTCCAAAATCTTTGGAGAACTTCAAAAAAGTAATTTTAGAGTCAAAAACAATTCTTTGGAATGGTCCATTAGGCGTTTTTGAAATGGAAACTTTCTCTAAAGGAACAATCGCTTTGGGAGATTATATTGCAGAAGCTACAGAAAATGGAGCATTTTCATTAGTTGGAGGTGGAGATTCTGTTGCGGCTGTAAAACAGTTCGGATTTGAAGATAAAATGAGCTACGTTTCTACTGGTGGCGGGGCTATGCTTGAAATGTTAGAGGGAAGAACTTTACCTGGAATCGCGGCGATTTTGGAGTAA
- a CDS encoding intradiol ring-cleavage dioxygenase yields MERKEFLRGLGLVGIGTLAIPIINACSKDGDSSESSTGTDSGSGSGSSSSSCSVTLSETAGPFPTITPSSLVKSNIVMDRTGVAFTIKITIKNTKANCAVLKDAIVDIWHCDKDGYYSEYGGTSMQSVNYTSYHFLRGRQTTDENGLVTFTSIFPGWYSGRATHIHVHIYNASGTSLLVTQIAFPEGTNSAVATVNASTANGYTKGLSGYTYNASDNVFSDSVANELGTVTGSISEGYVLTHTINVAS; encoded by the coding sequence ATGGAAAGAAAAGAGTTTTTAAGAGGTTTGGGTTTAGTAGGAATTGGTACTTTGGCAATTCCAATCATAAACGCATGCAGTAAAGATGGTGACTCATCGGAGTCATCTACTGGAACCGATTCAGGTTCTGGGTCTGGATCATCTTCAAGCAGCTGTTCGGTAACACTATCTGAAACAGCAGGGCCGTTTCCAACCATTACGCCATCATCTTTAGTAAAATCAAATATTGTGATGGATAGAACTGGAGTGGCTTTTACTATTAAAATTACAATTAAAAACACCAAAGCTAATTGTGCTGTTTTAAAAGATGCAATTGTAGATATTTGGCATTGTGATAAAGATGGATATTATTCAGAATACGGAGGAACATCAATGCAGTCTGTCAATTATACTTCTTACCATTTTTTAAGAGGAAGACAAACAACAGACGAAAACGGGTTAGTGACTTTTACTTCAATTTTTCCAGGATGGTATTCAGGTCGTGCCACTCATATTCACGTTCATATTTACAATGCAAGCGGGACTTCTCTTTTGGTAACACAAATTGCTTTTCCAGAAGGAACAAATAGTGCGGTGGCTACAGTAAACGCATCAACGGCAAATGGTTATACCAAAGGATTGTCGGGTTATACCTATAATGCTTCAGATAATGTATTTTCAGATTCGGTGGCAAATGAATTAGGAACAGTTACAGGAAGTATCAGTGAAGGATATGTTTTAACACATACTATCAACGTTGCCAGTTAG
- the tnpA gene encoding IS200/IS605 family transposase codes for MADTYSQLYVQIVFAVKGRKNLISKNRKDEIYKYITGIVTNQKQKLIAINGMPDHIHILVGIKPNISLSDLVRDIKSCSSKFINEQKWINGKFEWQNGFGAFSYGHSQLTNAIKYIENQEEHHKTKTFREEYIAFLKLFNIDFKNEYLFEDV; via the coding sequence ATGGCTGATACTTATTCGCAACTTTATGTTCAAATTGTTTTTGCTGTTAAGGGAAGGAAAAACCTAATTTCTAAAAACCGGAAAGACGAAATTTACAAATACATTACTGGAATTGTCACCAATCAAAAACAAAAATTGATTGCAATTAACGGAATGCCGGATCATATTCACATCTTAGTTGGAATAAAACCGAATATATCATTATCAGATTTAGTAAGAGATATTAAATCGTGTTCATCCAAATTCATTAATGAACAAAAATGGATAAATGGAAAATTTGAATGGCAGAATGGTTTTGGTGCTTTTTCATATGGACATTCACAATTAACTAATGCTATAAAATATATTGAAAATCAGGAAGAACATCACAAAACCAAAACATTCAGAGAAGAATATATTGCATTTCTAAAATTATTCAATATTGACTTCAAAAATGAATATCTTTTTGAGGATGTTTGA
- a CDS encoding LytR/AlgR family response regulator transcription factor, giving the protein MIKAIALDDEPLALEILQSLCDTIDYIDLERTFTKSDEAFKYLKKYPVDLLFLDINMPSISGLDFYKKLPHKTMVIFTTAYSEFAVEGFTLSATDYLLKPISLSRFQLAAEKAYSQWKLQNQNIEQQYLFIRADYSLIKILFSDILYIEGLDDYVKIHIKDQKTVVARMTLKAIIQKLPETEFVRVHRSFIIPISKVSKIRNKIIYIDQVEIPISASYEEAFFTLFEGN; this is encoded by the coding sequence ATGATAAAAGCAATAGCCTTAGATGATGAACCTTTAGCATTAGAAATCCTTCAAAGTTTATGTGATACTATTGATTACATAGATTTGGAACGGACTTTTACAAAATCGGATGAAGCATTTAAATATCTAAAAAAATATCCTGTCGATTTACTTTTTCTGGATATCAACATGCCATCGATTTCTGGATTGGATTTCTACAAAAAACTCCCACATAAAACCATGGTCATTTTTACAACAGCTTATTCCGAATTTGCTGTTGAAGGTTTCACGTTGAGTGCAACCGACTATTTATTAAAACCAATTTCCCTTTCAAGATTTCAACTCGCAGCCGAAAAAGCCTATTCGCAATGGAAACTGCAAAACCAAAACATCGAGCAACAGTATCTTTTCATTCGTGCCGATTACAGTTTGATTAAAATATTATTTTCAGATATCTTGTATATTGAAGGTTTGGATGATTATGTAAAGATTCATATCAAAGATCAAAAAACGGTTGTTGCACGGATGACCTTAAAAGCAATCATTCAAAAATTGCCTGAGACAGAATTTGTGCGTGTGCATCGTTCCTTTATTATTCCCATTTCTAAGGTTTCTAAAATAAGAAACAAAATCATATACATTGATCAGGTCGAAATTCCAATTAGTGCAAGTTACGAAGAAGCATTTTTTACTCTTTTCGAAGGGAATTAA
- a CDS encoding sensor histidine kinase, with product MKAKFSVYAKHIVLCLAFLFLPYAFTSTHTVFSLPHLYSDAHDRIYFFIYFTLLCFFYFNYYYLIPKLYFSDKKVLYYLLIIVFLLFFLWISTVLDHPSRNFLDFEYHSEKFAGHPKPFDARFPPPPHGRHPISFGLNGGPPTQYGHTTLVYLIGVISSLLFAISGRLQSVEKEKVKSELAFLKAQINPHFLFNTLNSIYALALKKDDKTPDAVVQLSELMRYIMVNSNDEVIDLTKEINYISNFISLQKTRLGNTVNINYSVIGSTHGKVITPLILISFIENAFKYGVNPDQTSEIYIKIDIEEEILTLYVSNKKTFSVQSDSGIGLQNTVERLKLVYPNKHALMIEDTAEKYVVNLSVKIR from the coding sequence ATGAAAGCAAAATTTTCAGTTTATGCGAAACATATAGTATTGTGCCTCGCTTTTTTATTTTTGCCGTATGCATTTACGTCAACCCATACAGTTTTTTCATTACCGCATTTGTATAGTGATGCGCATGACAGGATTTACTTTTTTATCTATTTCACGCTTCTTTGTTTCTTTTACTTTAATTATTATTACTTAATTCCGAAGCTTTACTTTTCAGATAAAAAGGTTTTATACTACTTACTCATAATTGTTTTTCTTTTATTCTTTCTTTGGATTTCAACAGTTTTGGATCATCCAAGCCGAAACTTTTTAGATTTCGAATACCATTCTGAAAAGTTTGCAGGTCATCCTAAACCATTTGATGCTAGATTTCCGCCTCCACCGCATGGCAGACATCCAATTTCTTTTGGACTTAATGGCGGGCCACCAACTCAATACGGACACACCACTCTTGTCTATTTGATTGGAGTAATCTCTAGTTTGCTTTTTGCTATTTCAGGAAGACTGCAAAGTGTAGAAAAAGAAAAAGTAAAATCCGAATTAGCTTTTTTAAAAGCACAGATCAATCCTCATTTTCTATTTAACACTTTGAATAGTATTTATGCACTTGCCTTAAAAAAAGATGATAAAACGCCAGATGCTGTAGTACAGTTATCCGAGCTCATGCGCTATATTATGGTCAATTCTAATGATGAGGTAATCGACTTAACCAAAGAAATCAATTACATCAGCAATTTTATTTCGCTCCAAAAAACACGTTTAGGAAACACCGTAAATATTAATTATTCGGTAATAGGAAGTACACACGGAAAAGTAATAACCCCGCTTATTTTAATTTCCTTCATAGAAAATGCTTTCAAATATGGTGTGAATCCCGATCAGACTTCCGAAATTTATATAAAAATTGATATTGAAGAAGAAATACTAACTTTATACGTTTCGAATAAAAAAACATTTTCAGTTCAGTCCGATTCCGGTATTGGACTTCAGAATACCGTTGAGAGATTAAAGTTGGTATATCCTAACAAGCATGCTTTAATGATTGAAGATACAGCAGAAAAGTATGTCGTAAATTTGAGCGTTAAAATACGATGA
- a CDS encoding PorP/SprF family type IX secretion system membrane protein, with amino-acid sequence MKKLILSLVLMAVTTSYSQELNLPVFTQYLADNPFILSPAYAGIGDNLRIRANGLTQWVGIKDAPDNQSLYADFRVLDRSGVGISLYNDSNGNTRQTGAKVSFAHHLILDYYSEKYLSFGISYNFNSFRLETGNFTGDVNGVPVPLDPSITDNRYNSNNNFDLSALYRHKGFYFSFNANNVLKKNTDKYRGVEPDLLSNFQVYSGFTFRDGENRRIEYEPSVFLQYFASDQRSTTDFNFKYRRYNRYEDYYWIGVSYRFLNDQFPKPLAAGPMAGFMKSKFYFAYSYQFMFNGLGTYNTGTHSITIGFDFLQSISNCPCTQSPVHD; translated from the coding sequence ATGAAAAAGCTTATTTTATCCTTAGTACTCATGGCTGTAACAACAAGTTACAGCCAAGAGTTAAACCTACCAGTGTTTACGCAGTATTTAGCTGATAACCCTTTTATTCTTTCGCCTGCTTATGCCGGTATTGGAGATAACCTCCGTATTAGAGCCAATGGCTTAACACAGTGGGTCGGAATTAAAGATGCACCAGACAACCAATCTTTGTACGCAGATTTTCGTGTGCTAGATCGTTCTGGGGTGGGTATTTCGTTGTATAATGATAGCAATGGTAATACAAGACAAACCGGAGCTAAAGTTTCGTTTGCTCACCACCTTATTTTAGATTATTATTCTGAAAAATATCTATCATTTGGTATTTCATACAACTTCAATAGTTTTCGTTTAGAAACAGGAAACTTTACTGGAGATGTAAATGGTGTTCCAGTACCTTTAGATCCTTCGATTACAGACAATCGTTACAATTCAAATAATAACTTTGACCTTAGTGCTTTGTACCGTCATAAAGGATTTTATTTTAGTTTTAATGCCAACAACGTTTTAAAGAAAAATACAGATAAGTACAGAGGAGTAGAGCCAGATTTACTTTCTAATTTTCAGGTATATTCTGGATTTACTTTTAGAGACGGAGAAAACAGACGTATCGAATACGAACCATCAGTTTTCTTGCAGTATTTTGCTAGTGACCAGCGTTCTACAACCGATTTTAACTTCAAATACAGACGTTACAATCGTTATGAAGATTATTATTGGATCGGGGTTTCGTATCGTTTCTTAAACGACCAGTTTCCAAAACCATTAGCTGCAGGGCCAATGGCAGGTTTCATGAAATCTAAATTTTATTTTGCCTATTCGTATCAATTCATGTTTAACGGTCTTGGTACTTATAATACAGGAACACATTCGATCACCATCGGATTTGATTTCTTACAATCTATTAGTAACTGTCCTTGTACGCAGAGTCCAGTTCACGATTAA